In Dysidea avara chromosome 3, odDysAvar1.4, whole genome shotgun sequence, a single window of DNA contains:
- the LOC136251827 gene encoding fibrinogen-like protein A, translating into MIIPHVIIISLFVTGIVASTYCDKQINEIKRNTEKHLYPCGLPPSDNCCVFKENHFDQSPSGVYKMNNWCSGRPSVVSMYCDTTTVNGGWTVIQRRKDGSENFNRSWADYEKGFGYLNGEFWYGLKAMNCLTQTGQWELRVDFEFPNKTRSYLHYNLFRVGSDSEEYPLTIGGFTGETPTDPFSTQNYLNGIKFSTYDNDNDRWRTGNCAMKVGNATGNGGWWYNQCWSINLNSQYNPAQFGSIDFGGIYYNPRWIEMKIRPFKCLL; encoded by the coding sequence ATGATAATACCTCATGTCATTATCATATCGCTGTTTGTTACTGGGATAGTTGCTAGTACATACTGTGACAAACAAATAAATGAAATTAAGAGAAATACAGAAAAACATCTATATCCCTGTGGGTTACCACCTTCTGACAATTGTTGTGTTTTCAAAGAAAATCATTTTGACCAATCTCCATCTGGTGTATACAAAATGAATAACTGGTGTAGTGGGAGACCGTCAGTAGTTAGTATGTACTGTGACACTACAACAGTAAATGGAGGATGGACAGTGATACAGAGGAGGAAAGATGGATCTGAGAATTTTAACCGATCATGGGCTGACTATGAGAAAGGATTTGGATACCTGAATGGTGAATTCTGGTATGGGCTCAAGGCTATGAACTGTCTTACACAAACTGGCCAATGGGAACTAAGAGTTGATTTTGAATTTCCCAACAAGACCAGATCCTACCTTCACTACAATCTGTTTAGAGTAGGAAGTGACAGTGAAGAATACCCACTGACTATTGGTGGGTTTACTGGTGAAACTCCTACTGATCCATTCTCAACACAAAACTACCTCAATGGCATAAAATTCAGCACATATGATAATGACAATGATAGATGGAGGACAGGAAACTGTGCAATGAAAGTTGGCAATGCTACTGGTAATGGAGGATGGTGGTATAATCAATGTTGGAGTATCAATCTCAACTCTCAGTACAATCCTGCTCAATTCGGATCTATTGACTTTGGAGGCATTTACTACAACCCCAGGTGGATAGAGATGAAAATCCGTCCCTTTAAGTGCCTACTGTAA
- the LOC136248403 gene encoding fibrinogen-like protein A, producing MVTTLYIILISLFTTGIIASTYCDQQINEIKRNTEKHQGFPPSDNCCSFKEDHFDQSPSGVYKMNSWCSKRLSIVGMYCDTITANGGWTVIQRRKDGSENFNRSWADYEKGFGDLNGEFWYGLKAMNCLTQTGQWELRVDFEFSNRTKSYLHYNLFRVGSVSEEYPLTIGGFTGETPTDPFSTLHHLNGMKFNTYDNDNDR from the coding sequence ATGGTAACAACACTTTACATTATCCTCATCTCATTGTTCACTACTGGAATAATTGCTAGTACATACTGTGACCAACAAATAAATGAAATCAAGAGAAATACAGAAAAACACCAAGGTTTTCCACCTTCAGACAACTGCTGTAGTTTTAAGGAGGATCATTTTGACCAATCTCCATCTGGTGTATACAAAATGAACAGCTGGTGTAGTAAGAGACTGTCAATAGTTGGTATGTACTGTGACACTATAACAGCAAATGGAGGATGGACAGTTATACAGAGGAGGAAAGATGGATCTGAGAATTTTAACCGATCATGGGCTGACTATGAGAAAGGATTTGGAGACCTGAATGGTGAATTTTGGTATGGGCTCAAGGCTATGAACTGTCTTACCCAAACTGGCCAATGGGAACTAAGAGTTGATTTTGAATTTTCCAACAGGACCAAATCCTACCTTCACTACAATCTATTTAGAGTAGGAAGTGTCAGTGAAGAATACCCACTGACTATTGGTGGGTTTACTGGTGAAACTCCTACTGATCCATTCTCAACACTTCATCATCTCAATGGGATGAAGTTCAACACATATGATAATGACAATGACAGATAG